Proteins co-encoded in one Kribbella qitaiheensis genomic window:
- a CDS encoding GNAT family N-acetyltransferase: protein MRFPEDVPVLTDDVVKLRAHSSDDIEPAYEVCQDPEMQHWTTIPVPYERENAVHYLTEFVPGGWRDGSSWAWAIEYDGRYAGTIDLRPGDGGVGEVGFAVAPWARGHGVMTRALNLAVGYVFEQQGWSRVIWRAHVGNWGSRRVAWKAGFRGLVKVPDGGVARGVRKDEWIATRSREDSTEPQGNWWQVPTLEGGGLRLRALRSTDAKRIMEACNDERTQHWLVGMPSPYQLEDAEGFVDSRTELLASGEGVTWGIADLVTDELLGNVSVFDLKNRIDASSGEVGYWLHPDARGRAVMSAAVGLAAKHAFKPIDEGGLGRRRLMLFAAEGNTASAQVAVANGFTLTGTAREASPRRDGSYDNLLCFDLLATD, encoded by the coding sequence ATGCGATTCCCTGAAGACGTTCCGGTGCTGACTGATGACGTGGTCAAGCTGCGGGCTCACAGCAGCGACGACATCGAGCCGGCGTACGAAGTCTGCCAGGACCCGGAGATGCAGCACTGGACCACCATCCCGGTGCCGTACGAGCGGGAGAACGCGGTCCACTACCTGACCGAGTTCGTCCCCGGCGGCTGGCGGGACGGCAGTTCGTGGGCCTGGGCGATCGAGTACGACGGCCGGTACGCCGGCACGATCGACCTGCGACCTGGTGACGGGGGTGTCGGCGAGGTCGGGTTCGCCGTGGCGCCGTGGGCTCGGGGGCACGGGGTGATGACCCGGGCGCTGAACCTCGCGGTCGGCTACGTGTTCGAACAGCAGGGCTGGAGCCGGGTGATCTGGCGTGCCCACGTCGGCAACTGGGGATCCCGCCGGGTCGCCTGGAAGGCGGGTTTCCGCGGCTTGGTGAAGGTGCCGGACGGTGGTGTCGCGCGCGGCGTACGGAAGGACGAGTGGATCGCCACCCGGAGCCGGGAGGACTCAACCGAGCCGCAGGGGAACTGGTGGCAGGTGCCGACGCTGGAAGGCGGCGGGCTGCGGTTGCGGGCGCTCCGGAGTACGGACGCCAAGCGGATCATGGAAGCCTGCAACGACGAGCGGACCCAGCACTGGCTGGTCGGCATGCCGTCGCCGTACCAGTTGGAGGACGCCGAGGGCTTCGTCGACAGCCGAACGGAGCTGCTGGCGAGCGGCGAAGGGGTCACCTGGGGGATCGCGGACCTGGTGACAGACGAACTGCTCGGCAACGTCAGCGTGTTCGATCTGAAGAACCGGATCGACGCGAGCAGCGGCGAGGTCGGTTACTGGCTGCACCCGGACGCGCGCGGTCGCGCGGTGATGTCGGCTGCCGTCGGCCTCGCGGCGAAGCACGCCTTCAAGCCGATCGACGAGGGCGGCCTGGGCCGGCGGCGGCTGATGCTTTTCGCTGCCGAAGGCAACACCGCCTCCGCACAGGTGGCCGTCGCCAACGGTTTCACTCTCACCGGTACGGCCCGCGAGGCCAGCCCGCGGCGCGACGGCAGCTACGACAACCTGCTCTGTTTCGACCTGCTCGCGACCGACTGA
- a CDS encoding DeoR/GlpR family DNA-binding transcription regulator — protein MSAAGVNAEPSRGRGGQLAAQRQATIVAEVNSRGAITVAELVERFGVSDMTIRRDLDALDSSGLLHKVHGGATSVGLRSAHEPGFDAKLTQESGAKHAIAAEAARRVQPDSAIGIGAGTTTYALARQLLRVENLTVVTNSARIADVFHGNGRSDRTVVLIGGIRTPSDALVGPIATAALQSLHLDLLFLGAHGVDAEHGLSTPNLMEAETNRSFIAASREVVVVADHTKWGTVGLSTFAGWGDLDLVVTDSGLSTAARKAMRDTNCELIIAS, from the coding sequence GTGAGTGCAGCCGGAGTGAATGCCGAACCGTCCCGTGGCCGGGGCGGTCAGCTCGCTGCCCAGCGGCAGGCCACGATCGTTGCCGAGGTCAACAGCCGGGGCGCGATCACGGTGGCCGAGCTGGTCGAGCGGTTCGGCGTCTCGGACATGACGATCCGCCGCGACCTGGACGCGCTCGACTCCAGCGGCCTGCTGCACAAGGTGCACGGCGGCGCCACCTCGGTCGGCCTGCGCAGCGCGCACGAGCCCGGGTTCGACGCCAAGCTCACCCAGGAGTCGGGCGCCAAACACGCGATCGCCGCCGAGGCCGCGCGCCGGGTCCAGCCCGACAGCGCGATCGGCATCGGCGCCGGTACGACGACGTACGCGCTGGCCCGGCAACTGCTCCGCGTCGAGAACCTCACCGTCGTGACGAACTCGGCCCGGATCGCCGACGTCTTCCACGGCAACGGCCGGTCGGACCGGACCGTCGTCCTGATCGGCGGCATCCGGACGCCGTCGGACGCGCTGGTCGGCCCGATCGCGACCGCCGCACTGCAATCGCTGCACCTCGACCTGCTCTTCCTCGGCGCGCACGGCGTGGACGCCGAGCACGGCCTGAGTACGCCGAACCTGATGGAGGCCGAGACGAACCGGTCCTTCATCGCCGCCAGCCGCGAGGTCGTCGTGGTCGCGGACCACACCAAGTGGGGCACGGTCGGCCTGAGCACCTTCGCCGGCTGGGGCGACCTCGACCTGGTCGTCACCGACTCCGGCCTCTCGACCGCGGCCCGCAAGGCCATGCGCGACACCAACTGCGAACTGATCATCGCCTCTTGA
- the galK gene encoding galactokinase gives MSTFEELFSTAPDGSWRAPGRVNLIGEHTDYNDGLVMPIALPNQIVVTASARTDGRFAVATKGQPGSTEFALDELEPHSVQDWAAYPAGAAWVLREAGYAIGGANLLVESDLPSGAGLSSSAALLCATSVALLGLQGITVDPAEVARLAQKAENQYVGAPVGLMDQMASMCCTAGHALYFDIRAMSTDQIPFDPAADGLALLVVDVKAPHRHVDGEYAARRKSCEQAAAELGVPALRSVDFDQLDDALARLTDDVVRRRVRHVVTEIRRVEEAVELMHAGRLRDVGPLFTASHVSLRDDFEITVPELDVAVDTALAAGALGARMTGGGFGGCIIALVEADAAESTLAAIEKAFAEHGFSAPSSLAATPSPGASRLS, from the coding sequence GTGAGCACGTTCGAGGAGCTCTTCTCCACCGCCCCTGACGGCTCCTGGCGCGCGCCCGGCCGGGTCAACCTGATCGGCGAGCACACCGACTACAACGACGGCCTGGTGATGCCGATCGCCCTCCCCAACCAGATCGTGGTGACCGCGTCCGCGCGCACCGACGGCCGGTTCGCGGTGGCGACGAAGGGCCAGCCCGGCAGCACCGAATTCGCACTGGACGAGCTCGAACCCCACTCGGTGCAGGACTGGGCGGCGTACCCGGCGGGCGCGGCCTGGGTACTGCGTGAGGCCGGCTACGCGATCGGCGGCGCCAACCTGCTGGTCGAATCCGACCTGCCGTCGGGCGCCGGGCTGTCTTCCTCGGCTGCTCTGCTGTGCGCGACATCCGTTGCGCTGCTGGGATTGCAGGGCATCACGGTCGACCCGGCCGAGGTCGCCCGGCTCGCCCAGAAGGCGGAGAACCAGTACGTCGGGGCGCCGGTCGGCCTGATGGACCAGATGGCCTCGATGTGCTGCACAGCCGGGCACGCCCTGTACTTCGACATCCGCGCGATGTCGACCGACCAGATCCCCTTCGACCCCGCGGCCGACGGACTCGCCTTACTGGTGGTCGATGTGAAGGCACCGCACCGGCACGTCGACGGCGAGTACGCCGCCCGGCGGAAGAGTTGCGAGCAGGCCGCGGCCGAACTCGGCGTACCGGCGCTGCGGTCGGTGGACTTCGATCAGCTGGACGACGCGCTGGCGCGGTTGACGGACGACGTCGTCCGCCGCCGGGTGCGGCACGTGGTGACGGAGATCCGCCGGGTCGAGGAGGCCGTCGAGCTGATGCACGCCGGGCGGCTGCGCGACGTGGGCCCGCTGTTCACGGCGTCGCACGTGTCGCTGCGCGACGACTTCGAGATCACCGTGCCCGAGCTCGACGTCGCCGTCGACACCGCCCTCGCGGCAGGCGCCCTTGGCGCGCGGATGACCGGCGGCGGTTTCGGCGGCTGCATCATCGCCCTGGTCGAGGCCGACGCCGCGGAGTCCACCCTCGCCGCCATCGAGAAGGCCTTCGCCGAGCACGGATTCAGTGCACCCAGCTCACTGGCCGCTACCCCTTCGCCGGGAGCGTCCCGACTCTCCTGA
- the galT gene encoding galactose-1-phosphate uridylyltransferase gives MVCFTSDHNQPFTKLSQGQARLVVDTWADRTAELSARPDVEHVFPFENRGREIGVTLSHPHGQIYAYPFLPPRMRTLIDRAREYQAVAGSNLFADILAAERKEGTRVVAENDNWTAFVPEAARWPVEVHLYPHRKVADIAELSGPERDDFAQLYLDVLGRLDGLYGDPLPYIAAWHQAPVRIDRELGYLHLEVLSIRRTADKIKYLAGSESGMGAFISDTRPEDVAETLRKVGS, from the coding sequence GTGGTCTGCTTCACCAGCGACCACAACCAGCCGTTCACCAAGCTCTCGCAGGGCCAGGCCCGGCTGGTCGTCGACACCTGGGCGGACCGGACCGCCGAGCTGAGCGCCCGGCCGGACGTCGAGCACGTGTTCCCGTTCGAGAACCGTGGCCGCGAGATCGGCGTGACCCTGAGCCACCCGCACGGCCAGATCTACGCCTACCCGTTCCTGCCGCCGCGGATGCGGACCCTGATCGACCGGGCCCGCGAGTACCAGGCAGTTGCCGGTAGCAACCTCTTCGCCGACATCCTGGCCGCTGAACGGAAAGAGGGCACCCGGGTCGTCGCCGAGAACGACAACTGGACCGCCTTCGTCCCCGAGGCCGCCCGCTGGCCGGTCGAGGTGCACCTCTACCCGCACCGCAAGGTGGCCGACATCGCCGAGCTGTCCGGCCCCGAGCGCGACGATTTCGCCCAGCTCTACCTCGACGTACTGGGCCGGCTGGACGGCCTGTACGGCGATCCGCTGCCCTACATCGCCGCGTGGCACCAGGCGCCGGTCCGGATCGACCGCGAACTCGGCTACCTGCACCTGGAGGTGTTGTCGATCCGGCGGACCGCGGACAAGATCAAGTACCTTGCGGGTTCGGAGTCCGGGATGGGCGCGTTCATCAGCGACACCCGGCCCGAGGACGTCGCCGAGACACTGCGGAAGGTTGGTTCGTGA
- a CDS encoding hemolysin family protein, protein MNETLLNIVLIFIFVLIGGVFAAAEMALVSLRESQLKSIAQRGKRGETVARVAANPNRFLSAVQIGVTLMGFLSAAFGGATLADGLAPKLEELGLPESLAGTVALILITVAISYVSIVLGELAAKRLALQRAETFALGLAPLVDRIASIARPVIWLLSRSTDLVVRALGGDPNANREVMSDEELRDLVSGHESLGEEERRIVDDVFEAGGRQLRELMLPRTEVDFVDAEMPAYKAVKFAAERPHSRYPVMNGSADDIVGFVHVRDLFDPAVATRSVRVGDLARDVLMLPDTAKLLPTLTEMRRRSTHLAIVLDEYGGTAGIVTMEDLVEELIGDIKDEYDEDATETTRLRSGDVEVDGLLNLDDFADETGVELPDGPYETVAGFLAAQLGKVPSVGEEGVVDGYKITVLEMDGRRVARVRVHRVADTDTDTDTDETTPPAE, encoded by the coding sequence ATGAACGAGACCCTGCTCAACATCGTTCTGATCTTCATCTTCGTGCTGATCGGTGGCGTCTTCGCCGCCGCCGAGATGGCCCTGGTCTCTCTTCGCGAGAGCCAGCTCAAATCGATCGCCCAGCGCGGCAAACGGGGCGAGACGGTGGCCCGGGTGGCCGCCAACCCGAACCGGTTCCTGTCCGCCGTGCAGATCGGCGTCACCCTGATGGGCTTCCTGTCGGCCGCCTTCGGTGGCGCGACACTGGCCGACGGGCTCGCGCCGAAGCTGGAGGAGCTCGGCCTGCCCGAGTCCTTGGCCGGCACGGTCGCCCTGATCCTGATCACCGTCGCGATCTCGTACGTCTCGATCGTCCTCGGCGAGCTGGCGGCCAAGCGGCTCGCGCTGCAGCGGGCGGAGACGTTCGCGCTCGGCCTGGCGCCGCTGGTGGACCGGATCGCTTCGATCGCCCGGCCGGTGATCTGGCTGCTGTCCAGGTCGACCGACCTGGTCGTCCGCGCCCTCGGTGGCGACCCGAACGCCAATCGCGAGGTGATGTCGGACGAGGAGCTCCGCGACCTCGTCTCCGGCCACGAGTCGCTCGGCGAGGAGGAACGCCGGATCGTCGACGACGTGTTCGAGGCCGGTGGCCGGCAACTCCGCGAGCTGATGCTGCCGCGGACCGAGGTGGACTTCGTCGACGCCGAGATGCCGGCGTACAAGGCGGTGAAGTTCGCGGCTGAACGGCCGCACTCGCGCTATCCGGTCATGAACGGGTCCGCCGACGACATCGTCGGCTTCGTGCACGTCCGCGACCTCTTCGATCCCGCGGTCGCCACCAGGTCGGTCCGGGTCGGCGACCTGGCGCGCGACGTACTGATGCTGCCCGACACCGCGAAGCTGCTGCCGACGCTGACCGAGATGCGGCGCCGGAGTACGCATCTGGCGATCGTGCTGGACGAGTACGGCGGCACCGCGGGCATCGTCACGATGGAGGACCTGGTCGAGGAGCTCATCGGCGATATCAAGGACGAGTACGACGAGGACGCCACCGAGACGACCCGGCTGCGCAGCGGTGACGTCGAGGTGGACGGCCTGCTCAACCTGGACGACTTCGCCGACGAGACCGGGGTGGAGTTGCCGGACGGCCCGTACGAGACGGTCGCCGGCTTCCTGGCCGCCCAGCTGGGCAAGGTCCCGTCGGTCGGTGAGGAAGGCGTGGTCGACGGCTACAAGATCACCGTCCTCGAGATGGACGGCCGCCGGGTCGCCCGGGTCCGGGTTCACCGTGTCGCCGACACCGACACCGACACCGACACCGACGAGACGACGCCACCAGCCGAGTAA
- a CDS encoding MFS transporter translates to MRNLWEVLARQRDYRLVLGAGLVSLTGDWILRIGLAYYVYDLTGSTLASGGLLLSSFLPLFLLGSLAGVFVDRWDRRRTMIVTNLVHAFVLLPLLLVHDGSTIWVVYLVVLTQSCLQQFFRPAEQSLVPLLVESRQLVTANALNSQSGDIARLIGAAMGGVLAAFGGIPLLALVDAVTYLAAMGLLIGVRHRGNKIVVEQTTGAIRRLKTEWLEGLRICVDGPALRLVFVFGLVTGVGEGAMSTLFAPFVSTELGGNGTTYGLISSSQAVGGIVGGLIAAAVGSRFSAAKMWGVGAVLFGLIDLVMFCYPLAWHSVTPAFVCMILVGVPGAFLIAGMMTVLQRLTDDTSRGRVFGALFATEGLAVLVGTVAAGVLGDLVGVIPVLIFQGLGFFLGGLAVLARRRLLIDTMTEKVEPLAAVAQPGVPEST, encoded by the coding sequence ATGAGGAACCTGTGGGAAGTGCTGGCTCGGCAGCGGGACTATCGGCTGGTACTCGGGGCCGGACTGGTGTCGCTGACCGGCGACTGGATCCTGCGGATCGGCTTGGCGTACTACGTCTACGACCTGACCGGATCGACCTTGGCCTCCGGCGGGCTCCTGCTCTCCTCTTTCCTGCCGCTGTTCCTGCTCGGCTCGCTGGCCGGTGTCTTCGTCGACCGGTGGGACCGGCGCCGCACGATGATCGTCACGAACCTGGTGCACGCGTTCGTGCTGCTGCCGTTGCTGCTGGTGCACGACGGCAGCACGATCTGGGTCGTCTACCTGGTCGTACTCACACAAAGTTGCCTACAGCAATTTTTCCGGCCGGCCGAGCAGTCGCTGGTGCCACTCCTGGTCGAGTCGCGCCAGCTCGTCACCGCGAACGCGCTGAACAGCCAGTCCGGCGACATCGCCCGGTTGATCGGTGCGGCGATGGGTGGCGTCCTGGCCGCGTTCGGCGGGATTCCCCTGCTCGCGCTGGTGGACGCGGTCACCTACCTGGCCGCGATGGGGCTGCTGATCGGCGTACGGCATCGGGGCAACAAGATCGTGGTCGAGCAGACCACCGGCGCCATCCGGCGGCTCAAGACCGAATGGTTGGAGGGGCTGCGGATCTGCGTAGACGGTCCGGCGTTGCGGCTCGTCTTCGTCTTCGGACTCGTCACCGGTGTCGGCGAAGGGGCGATGAGCACCTTGTTCGCGCCGTTCGTGAGCACCGAGCTGGGCGGTAACGGCACGACGTACGGGTTGATCTCGTCGTCGCAGGCGGTCGGCGGGATCGTCGGCGGACTGATCGCGGCGGCCGTCGGATCGCGGTTCTCGGCGGCGAAGATGTGGGGCGTCGGGGCGGTGCTGTTCGGACTGATCGACCTGGTGATGTTCTGCTACCCGCTGGCCTGGCACAGCGTCACGCCCGCGTTCGTCTGCATGATCCTCGTCGGGGTGCCCGGCGCCTTCCTGATCGCCGGCATGATGACGGTGCTCCAGCGGCTGACCGACGACACCTCGCGCGGCCGGGTATTCGGTGCGCTGTTCGCCACGGAGGGGCTCGCGGTGCTCGTCGGCACGGTGGCGGCCGGCGTCCTCGGCGACCTTGTCGGAGTCATCCCCGTCCTCATCTTCCAGGGGCTCGGCTTCTTCCTCGGCGGCCTGGCCGTGCTGGCCCGCCGGCGCCTCCTGATCGACACGATGACCGAGAAAGTAGAACCCCTGGCCGCGGTCGCACAGCCAGGGGTCCCGGAAAGTACCTGA
- a CDS encoding ArsR/SmtB family transcription factor, which produces MSLESAEDPRRRRLLDDPLAIRALAHPVRLDLQALLGREGPLTAADAARRLGISQALASHHLRQLAKYDFVEPAPGKDNRERPWRLVSISQSWSDAELTPEGMAAADVLEQLLAERALGQLAEWQQRRPDEDEIWRRNAGIGHSGVYLTGEELAALEQEVSDAIQRYVAARPMDDKSTRPPGSRLVDITRIIVVLPDNESAAKEDESPAGKDER; this is translated from the coding sequence ATGTCTTTGGAATCTGCGGAAGACCCCCGCCGCCGCAGGCTGCTCGACGACCCGTTGGCGATCCGCGCATTGGCGCACCCGGTCCGGCTGGACCTGCAGGCACTGCTCGGGCGCGAAGGGCCGCTAACCGCCGCGGACGCGGCCCGCCGGCTCGGGATCAGTCAGGCACTGGCTTCGCACCACCTGCGGCAGCTGGCGAAGTACGACTTCGTCGAACCGGCACCCGGGAAGGACAACCGCGAACGCCCCTGGCGACTGGTCTCCATCTCGCAGTCCTGGAGCGATGCGGAGCTGACCCCCGAGGGCATGGCCGCAGCCGACGTACTGGAGCAGTTGCTGGCGGAGCGAGCGCTCGGTCAGCTCGCGGAGTGGCAGCAGCGCCGGCCGGACGAGGACGAGATCTGGCGACGGAACGCCGGTATCGGCCACTCCGGCGTCTACCTCACCGGCGAGGAACTGGCGGCGCTCGAGCAGGAGGTCAGCGATGCGATCCAGCGGTACGTCGCCGCCCGGCCGATGGATGACAAGTCGACCCGGCCGCCGGGCAGCCGTCTCGTCGACATCACCCGGATCATCGTCGTCCTGCCTGACAACGAGTCCGCCGCGAAAGAGGACGAGTCCCCCGCGGGGAAGGACGAGCGATGA
- a CDS encoding serine/threonine-protein kinase: protein MLVAERYRVGASLGRGGMGEVYRGTDELLGRAVAIKFLLPTRHDELAAARFHREARAAALLNDQHVVAAFDFGRHEDGYFLVMELVEGRSVAEELKTNGPLPGERALDIVRQAAAGLAAAHREDIVHRDIKPGNLLLGVDGAVKVADFGIARFVADTTTTLTATGQVLGTSFYMSPEQAEGGPAETSSDVYALGCVLYQLVTGHPPFQGDQPASIMYQHVAVAPVPPSDLRPELAGACETLMFRMLAKDPADRPTAAEVATGAPLVPLARPQNEAPTAQIPALRPKRAVLAGAAAVVAIAVAVALAVLIRSDPGRLPTTDLLPSKPPAVSTPPSTARTTPPPVARTTRPPSTVVAGTRTNKPSTTGKSPQPSSSHTKGHAKTPQPKSTKPPKATKNS, encoded by the coding sequence ATGCTGGTTGCGGAGCGGTACAGGGTGGGTGCCTCCCTCGGCCGGGGTGGGATGGGCGAGGTCTACCGCGGCACGGACGAGTTGCTCGGCCGTGCGGTCGCGATCAAGTTCCTGCTGCCGACCCGCCACGACGAGCTGGCCGCGGCCCGGTTCCATCGCGAGGCCCGGGCCGCCGCTCTACTGAACGACCAGCACGTGGTCGCCGCGTTCGACTTCGGCCGGCACGAGGACGGCTACTTCCTGGTGATGGAACTGGTCGAGGGCCGTTCTGTCGCCGAGGAACTCAAGACGAACGGTCCACTGCCCGGGGAACGGGCTCTCGACATCGTCCGTCAGGCGGCGGCCGGGCTCGCGGCCGCGCATCGCGAGGACATCGTCCACCGCGACATCAAACCGGGAAACCTGCTGCTGGGCGTCGATGGAGCCGTCAAGGTCGCCGACTTCGGCATCGCCCGCTTCGTCGCCGACACGACGACCACCCTGACCGCCACCGGCCAGGTGCTGGGAACCAGCTTCTACATGTCTCCGGAACAGGCGGAGGGCGGCCCGGCCGAGACCTCGTCGGACGTCTACGCCCTCGGCTGCGTTCTCTATCAACTGGTCACCGGCCACCCGCCCTTCCAGGGCGACCAGCCGGCTTCGATCATGTACCAGCACGTCGCGGTCGCCCCTGTACCGCCGAGCGATCTTCGCCCGGAACTGGCCGGCGCCTGCGAGACGCTGATGTTCCGGATGCTCGCCAAGGATCCGGCCGATCGACCGACCGCGGCCGAGGTCGCCACCGGCGCGCCGCTCGTCCCGTTGGCCCGGCCGCAGAACGAGGCGCCAACAGCTCAGATACCCGCGCTGCGGCCCAAGCGAGCCGTATTGGCCGGTGCCGCGGCTGTCGTCGCCATCGCGGTGGCGGTTGCGCTCGCAGTACTGATCAGGTCTGACCCCGGCAGGCTGCCGACCACGGATCTGCTGCCGTCGAAGCCTCCGGCGGTGTCGACACCTCCATCGACTGCCCGCACGACACCGCCGCCGGTTGCCCGTACTACGCGGCCGCCGTCGACGGTGGTGGCCGGCACCCGGACGAACAAGCCGTCGACGACCGGCAAATCCCCGCAACCCTCGAGCAGCCACACCAAGGGGCACGCGAAGACCCCCCAGCCGAAATCCACGAAGCCCCCGAAGGCCACCAAGAACTCCTGA
- a CDS encoding alpha/beta fold hydrolase → MKETDLQLSDGRTLHVYDTGSGAGAETRPVFWNHGTPNLGTPPAPLLAASDELGIRWLSFDRPGYGGSSVAPGRTMSSVAYDAAAVADELGIDRFAVAGYSGGGSYALGCAATLGDRVSAVATLAAIAPYGAEGLDWFDGMVPSGVASLRAALQGREAKATHEASGVEYDPEFTETDYALFEGEWGWLGSVASHGLDAGPYGLIDDDVSYVTPWGCDPTTIKAPILLLQGDRDGIIPSSHGSWLATHCPTAELRLTPGASHFTVMNQAGSILPWLADHT, encoded by the coding sequence ATGAAAGAGACCGACCTCCAGCTGAGCGACGGCCGTACCCTGCACGTCTACGACACCGGCAGCGGGGCCGGCGCAGAGACAAGGCCAGTCTTCTGGAACCACGGCACCCCCAACCTCGGCACGCCGCCCGCTCCCCTGCTCGCGGCCAGCGACGAGCTCGGCATCCGCTGGCTCTCCTTCGACCGGCCCGGGTACGGCGGTTCGTCCGTTGCGCCCGGCCGGACGATGAGTTCGGTCGCGTACGACGCGGCGGCCGTCGCCGATGAGCTGGGGATCGACCGGTTCGCCGTCGCCGGGTACTCCGGCGGTGGGTCGTACGCGCTCGGCTGCGCCGCCACTCTCGGGGATCGCGTCAGCGCGGTGGCGACCCTGGCGGCAATAGCTCCGTACGGCGCCGAGGGCCTCGACTGGTTCGACGGGATGGTCCCTTCGGGCGTCGCCTCGCTGCGAGCGGCGCTCCAAGGACGCGAGGCGAAGGCCACCCACGAGGCATCGGGAGTCGAGTACGACCCGGAGTTCACCGAGACCGACTACGCGCTCTTCGAGGGTGAATGGGGCTGGCTCGGCTCAGTGGCGAGTCATGGCCTCGACGCGGGTCCGTACGGCCTGATCGACGACGACGTCTCCTACGTGACTCCGTGGGGGTGCGACCCGACCACGATCAAGGCCCCGATCCTGCTCCTGCAGGGCGACCGGGACGGGATCATCCCCTCTTCCCACGGCTCCTGGCTGGCGACTCACTGCCCAACCGCGGAGCTCCGCCTCACCCCCGGAGCCAGCCACTTCACGGTCATGAACCAGGCCGGATCCATCCTCCCCTGGCTCGCCGACCACACCTGA
- a CDS encoding YciI family protein: protein MKYLLLVHSNPVTWGHPSFLHTEEGIKLPKAAREVLSAQLDTLISELKGSGELVALEPLGAPRDTKVVRVREGVRAVTDGPYSEAKEQLAGFFLIDVASPERAEEIAARIPEAQFYAVELRPIDNLN, encoded by the coding sequence GTGAAGTACCTGTTGTTGGTCCACAGCAACCCGGTGACCTGGGGACATCCCTCCTTCCTGCACACCGAGGAAGGGATCAAGCTGCCGAAAGCCGCGCGCGAAGTGCTGTCGGCACAGCTGGACACGCTGATCAGCGAGCTGAAGGGATCCGGCGAGCTCGTCGCGCTGGAACCGCTCGGCGCCCCCCGCGACACGAAGGTGGTCCGGGTCCGCGAAGGCGTTCGCGCGGTCACCGACGGCCCGTACTCCGAGGCGAAGGAGCAGCTCGCCGGCTTCTTCCTGATCGACGTCGCCAGCCCGGAGCGGGCCGAGGAGATCGCCGCCCGCATCCCCGAGGCCCAGTTCTACGCCGTGGAACTCCGCCCGATCGACAATCTGAACTAA
- a CDS encoding BadF/BadG/BcrA/BcrD ATPase family protein, whose protein sequence is MPASALVLGGDLGGTSTRIVIADHEGNVIGRGAAAGGNPTSHPASAAANFGQAIHQALDGIDPTLVSTAVIGAAGGSALSNPGVKAQFDAAWSGAGLVCEPDFIGDLEVAFASGTPEPAGTVLIAGTGSAARPGPRPPTGPHRRRARLAARRRRVRILARPRSDAQSVARSRSGRADRTARRGRGESPAAGPRRTRECGA, encoded by the coding sequence ATGCCGGCTTCCGCACTGGTCCTGGGCGGCGACCTCGGCGGTACCTCCACCCGGATCGTGATCGCGGACCATGAAGGCAACGTAATCGGCCGCGGGGCCGCTGCCGGCGGAAACCCGACCAGCCACCCCGCGAGCGCCGCGGCCAACTTCGGACAGGCCATTCACCAGGCCCTGGACGGTATCGATCCGACCCTGGTCAGTACGGCGGTGATCGGCGCGGCCGGCGGCTCCGCGCTGTCCAATCCGGGCGTCAAGGCCCAGTTCGACGCCGCCTGGAGCGGGGCCGGACTGGTCTGCGAGCCGGACTTCATCGGCGACCTGGAGGTCGCCTTCGCCTCCGGTACGCCGGAGCCTGCCGGCACCGTGCTGATCGCCGGCACCGGCAGCGCGGCCCGGCCTGGTCCGCGACCACCGACTGGTCCACACCGCCGACGGGCACGGCTGGCTGCTCGGCGACGACGGGTCCGGATTCTGGCTCGGCCGCGAAGCGATGCGCAGTCTGTTGCGCGCTCTCGATCTGGGCGAGCCGATCGGACTGCTCGGCGAGGCCGTGGTGAAAGCCCTGCTGCCGGACCACGACGAACACGCGAATGCGGAGCGTGA